A region from the Volucribacter amazonae genome encodes:
- the rraA gene encoding ribonuclease E activity regulator RraA — protein MRIDTSELCDIYLDQVDVVEPMFSSFGGVAEFYGQITTVKCFESNGLIAEVLQESGEGRVLLIDGGGSVRRALVDAEIAQLAAHNGWEGIIVYGAVRQISQLENMDIGIQALAPIPVSADDNNIGETDVSVNFAGVTFFPEDYIYADLTGIILSQDPLDLEEYDD, from the coding sequence ATGAGAATCGATACGTCAGAATTATGTGATATTTATCTTGACCAAGTGGATGTCGTTGAGCCTATGTTTTCAAGTTTTGGTGGTGTAGCTGAATTTTATGGGCAAATTACGACGGTAAAATGCTTTGAAAGTAATGGGCTAATTGCCGAAGTATTACAAGAAAGTGGCGAAGGTCGAGTGTTATTAATTGACGGCGGTGGCTCAGTACGCCGAGCTTTGGTTGATGCCGAAATTGCACAACTTGCTGCTCATAATGGTTGGGAAGGGATTATTGTTTATGGTGCAGTACGCCAAATTAGCCAACTTGAAAATATGGATATTGGTATTCAGGCTCTCGCTCCAATTCCTGTATCAGCAGATGATAATAACATTGGTGAAACCGATGTATCAGTCAATTTTGCTGGTGTTACATTCTTTCCTGAAGACTATATTTATGCGGATTTAACAGGCATAATTTTATCGCAAGATCCCCTAGATCTTGAGGAATATGATGATTAA
- a CDS encoding DASS family sodium-coupled anion symporter — MSPAPIQEKKILDKNAMIFIVDVVLFLVLLNVLPFEHKVNQGLALLVFVGILWLTEALHVTITALLVPILAIALGMVGTKEALSGFADPTIFLFFGGFALATALHIQKLDKLIANKIMAMAKGNLLLAVIYLFLVTAFLSMWMSNTATAAMMLPLAMGILSQLDRKEHHNTYVFVLLGIAYSASIGGMGTLVGSPPNAIVASQLDLSFSDWLKYGFPIMLILLPIMIGTLYLVFKPKLNFQFEQHFEKIELDTKRIITLAIFLLIALCWIFSSSVNPALSSLLGLEKNIGSFDSILALFAATLVCITKVATWKQIQENTEWGVLLLFGGGLTLSEVLRNSGASKVMADGIVFLIEGGHFYLIGLIVAAFIIFLTEFTSNTASAALLVPIFISIAQALGMPELGLALIIGLGASCAFMLPVATPPNAIVFGTGDVQQKEMVKAGFVLNIICIFVIATVAYLFWF; from the coding sequence ATGAGTCCAGCACCAATTCAAGAGAAAAAAATATTGGATAAAAATGCAATGATTTTCATTGTTGATGTTGTCCTTTTTCTCGTTTTATTAAATGTCCTACCTTTTGAGCATAAAGTAAACCAAGGATTAGCCCTATTGGTTTTTGTGGGAATTTTATGGCTTACTGAAGCCTTACATGTAACCATTACTGCACTTTTAGTGCCTATTTTAGCCATTGCTCTGGGTATGGTAGGCACGAAAGAGGCGTTAAGTGGATTTGCTGATCCGACTATTTTCTTGTTTTTTGGTGGGTTTGCTTTAGCAACCGCATTACATATCCAAAAATTGGATAAATTAATTGCTAATAAAATTATGGCAATGGCAAAAGGCAACTTATTGCTTGCAGTCATTTATTTATTTTTAGTTACCGCGTTTTTATCTATGTGGATGAGTAACACAGCTACTGCAGCAATGATGTTGCCATTAGCTATGGGGATTTTAAGCCAGTTAGATCGCAAGGAACACCACAATACCTATGTATTTGTTTTATTAGGGATTGCTTATAGTGCCAGTATTGGTGGAATGGGAACATTAGTAGGAAGCCCACCAAATGCCATTGTTGCCTCACAATTAGATTTGAGCTTTTCTGATTGGCTCAAATACGGTTTTCCTATTATGTTGATTTTATTGCCAATTATGATAGGAACGCTTTATTTGGTGTTTAAACCTAAACTTAATTTTCAATTTGAACAACATTTTGAAAAAATTGAATTAGATACGAAACGAATTATCACTTTAGCCATTTTCTTATTAATCGCCCTTTGTTGGATTTTTAGTTCATCAGTTAATCCAGCCTTATCTAGCTTATTAGGTTTAGAAAAAAATATCGGCAGTTTTGATAGTATTCTAGCCTTATTTGCCGCTACCTTGGTTTGCATTACCAAAGTCGCTACTTGGAAACAAATTCAAGAAAATACTGAATGGGGCGTATTATTATTGTTTGGTGGTGGTTTGACCTTGAGCGAAGTATTAAGAAACTCAGGGGCGAGTAAAGTAATGGCTGACGGCATTGTATTTCTTATTGAAGGTGGACATTTCTATTTAATTGGTTTGATTGTTGCAGCCTTTATTATCTTCTTAACGGAATTTACCTCAAATACCGCCAGTGCTGCTTTATTAGTACCAATCTTTATTTCCATTGCTCAAGCCTTGGGTATGCCAGAACTAGGGTTGGCATTAATTATTGGTCTAGGTGCGTCTTGTGCTTTTATGTTACCAGTAGCAACGCCACCTAATGCGATCGTGTTTGGTACAGGTGATGTACAACAAAAAGAAATGGTTAAAGCCGGTTTTGTATTGAATATAATCTGTATTTTTGTTATTGCTACGGTTGCTTATCTTTTCTGGTTTTAA
- a CDS encoding Dyp-type peroxidase has translation MLTRHYEEKMNLHSQNVLDEPNHNTIFMVWNFKPEIDVSNHFKRLCTLIINLNHTAQIRFPNAHASVVMGIGYEAWQRLELPTPLPKEFSPFRAIKGSKHTAVSTRGDLHFHIRSDEQSFCIDTAAVITDLLQEVAESVEEVHGFRYWDGRSILGFVDGTENPQGEDRQRFGMIGEEDPVYQGGSYLFVQKYLHDMQAWRALPVEEQEKVIGRSKADDIEMSEDVKPSNSHSALANIGDDFKVIRDNMPFGNVSNNEMGTYFIAYANSFSTVRRMLSNMFIGNPKGNYDRILDFSTAKTGTLFFVPTLDMLGDFAE, from the coding sequence ATGTTAACCCGTCATTATGAGGAAAAAATGAATCTACATAGTCAAAATGTCTTAGATGAGCCAAATCATAACACCATTTTTATGGTATGGAATTTTAAACCTGAAATTGATGTGAGTAACCATTTTAAACGGTTATGTACATTAATTATTAACTTAAATCATACTGCTCAAATTCGTTTCCCTAATGCTCACGCCAGTGTTGTAATGGGGATTGGTTATGAGGCTTGGCAACGATTAGAATTGCCAACGCCTTTACCTAAAGAATTTTCACCATTTCGTGCCATAAAAGGTAGTAAGCATACTGCGGTATCAACGCGTGGGGATTTACATTTCCATATTCGTAGTGATGAACAAAGTTTTTGCATTGATACCGCAGCGGTGATAACTGATTTATTACAAGAAGTGGCGGAAAGTGTTGAAGAAGTTCATGGTTTTCGTTACTGGGACGGAAGAAGTATCCTTGGTTTTGTGGACGGAACAGAAAACCCACAAGGAGAAGATCGTCAACGATTTGGTATGATTGGCGAAGAAGATCCTGTTTACCAAGGGGGAAGTTATTTATTTGTGCAAAAATATTTACACGATATGCAGGCTTGGCGTGCTTTACCCGTAGAAGAACAAGAAAAAGTGATTGGACGGAGTAAAGCTGATGACATTGAAATGTCAGAAGACGTTAAACCAAGTAATTCCCATTCTGCATTGGCAAATATTGGCGATGACTTCAAAGTTATTCGTGATAATATGCCTTTTGGTAATGTGTCTAACAACGAAATGGGAACATACTTTATTGCTTATGCTAATTCTTTTAGCACAGTACGCCGTATGCTATCAAATATGTTTATTGGCAACCCAAAAGGCAATTACGATCGTATTTTAGATTTTAGTACAGCCAAAACAGGAACATTGTTTTTTGTTCCTACATTAGATATGTTAGGAGACTTCGCCGAGTAA
- a CDS encoding multidrug efflux RND transporter permease subunit AcrB has protein sequence MKFTDIFIRRPVLAISISILIVILGLQAISKLTVREYPKMTTTVITVTTTYAGADAELMQAFVTSTLEEAIAQADNIDYMSSSSAASTSTITVKMKLNTDPNGALADILAKVNSVRSQLPSDIDDPTITSSTGGTGMMYLSFVSDRLESPQIVDYIERVVKPQFFTIEGIAKVQLYAGEYALRIWLDPAKMAAQNLAMTDVSSALSNNNLQTAAGSFNGYFTVYKNKVETTTKSVEELGNVVIASNGDNLVRLKDIADITLDKASDSTRATANGQDAVVLAIEATPTANPLSVAKDIYPLFENIQKNLPNSIKAQVLYDATISINNSINEVLKTIVEATVIVLVVITLFIGSFRAILIPVITIPISLIGVIMLLQAFDFSINLMTLLALILAIGLVVDDAIVVLENVDRHIKLGETPFRAAIIGTREIAVPVISMTLALMAVYSPMALMGGITGTLFKEFALTLAGAVFISGIIALTLSPMMSSKMLKSNEKPSRLEQRIEHTLGKVNRGYEKVLDLMLANRKSVIAFAVGIFITLPILFSSLSSELTPTEDKGAFMAMGTAPANVNVDYMQGAMKEYERIVQETPEVHYSQVIAGAPNTNQSITIVVLDDWSKRDRSQTEVMDELNTKAANIPEVSVTGFAFPEINTGEQGASVGFVISTANGYTNLAEVSGDFLQAIRQSGKFVYSDLDLQFNTAQMKVEIDKEKAGTYGITMAQISSTLGSYLSGATIERVNIDGRSYEIISQVKRDQRLSPESFKNYYVTASNGESIPLSSLLNVSLETQPLSLSNFNQLNSAEISLVPTPGTSIGDAVAWLKQTAAEKLPQGYNYDFKGEARQLVQEGNTLVYTFILAIVIIFLVLAIQFESWRDPMVIMISVPLAVSGALIVLNIFSFRDEPGATLNIYSQVGLITLIGLITKHGILMCEVAKEEQLLHGKNRFEAIVQAAKLRLRPILMTTAAMIAGLIPLLYASGSGAVARFSIGIVIVAGLAIGTLFTLFVLPVIYTFVASEHKPLPVFEEDQDKPAQNH, from the coding sequence ATGAAATTTACCGATATTTTTATTCGTCGTCCCGTATTGGCGATTTCCATTAGCATTTTGATTGTGATTTTAGGCTTACAAGCCATTTCTAAGCTAACGGTGCGTGAATACCCGAAAATGACGACAACGGTAATTACCGTTACCACCACCTATGCAGGGGCGGATGCAGAATTAATGCAAGCCTTTGTTACCTCTACCTTAGAAGAGGCGATTGCACAGGCGGATAATATTGACTATATGTCATCAAGTAGTGCAGCCAGCACGTCCACCATTACGGTAAAAATGAAACTTAATACCGATCCGAATGGCGCATTGGCGGATATTTTAGCAAAGGTAAACTCGGTACGTTCACAATTACCTAGCGATATTGATGATCCAACCATTACCTCTTCCACAGGGGGAACGGGTATGATGTATCTGAGCTTTGTGTCCGATCGATTAGAATCCCCACAAATTGTGGATTATATTGAACGAGTCGTAAAACCACAGTTCTTTACCATTGAAGGGATTGCGAAAGTACAACTCTATGCTGGCGAATATGCTTTACGCATTTGGCTTGATCCTGCCAAAATGGCAGCACAAAATCTGGCGATGACTGATGTAAGTAGTGCGTTGTCAAACAATAACCTGCAAACAGCGGCAGGGAGCTTTAATGGCTACTTTACCGTCTATAAAAATAAGGTAGAAACCACCACAAAATCAGTAGAGGAATTGGGCAATGTAGTAATTGCTAGCAATGGCGATAACCTTGTTCGTTTAAAAGATATTGCTGACATTACCTTGGATAAAGCAAGTGATAGCACCAGAGCAACAGCTAACGGGCAAGATGCAGTAGTATTGGCGATTGAGGCAACACCAACCGCTAACCCATTAAGCGTAGCAAAAGATATTTACCCATTATTTGAAAATATCCAGAAAAACTTACCTAATAGTATTAAGGCACAGGTTTTATACGATGCCACTATCTCCATTAATAATTCCATTAATGAAGTATTAAAAACCATTGTTGAAGCAACTGTCATCGTATTAGTAGTTATTACCCTGTTTATTGGTTCTTTCCGTGCCATTTTGATCCCAGTGATTACCATTCCAATTTCCTTAATTGGGGTCATTATGCTATTACAAGCCTTTGATTTCTCCATTAACTTAATGACCTTGCTAGCCCTGATTTTGGCAATCGGTTTGGTGGTGGACGATGCTATCGTGGTATTAGAAAATGTGGATCGCCATATTAAATTGGGCGAAACGCCATTCCGAGCAGCCATTATCGGAACAAGAGAAATTGCTGTGCCTGTTATTTCTATGACCCTTGCCCTTATGGCGGTGTATTCACCTATGGCATTAATGGGCGGTATTACAGGAACATTGTTTAAAGAATTTGCCCTAACCCTCGCGGGAGCGGTATTTATTTCAGGGATTATCGCTTTAACCTTATCGCCAATGATGAGTAGCAAAATGCTAAAATCTAACGAAAAACCAAGCCGTTTAGAACAACGCATTGAGCATACCCTTGGCAAGGTTAATCGTGGCTATGAAAAAGTGCTTGATTTAATGTTGGCTAATCGTAAATCCGTTATCGCCTTTGCGGTGGGGATTTTCATTACCTTGCCTATCCTCTTTAGTTCGTTGTCTAGCGAATTAACGCCAACAGAAGATAAAGGGGCATTTATGGCAATGGGTACAGCACCTGCCAATGTGAATGTGGACTATATGCAAGGGGCAATGAAAGAATACGAACGTATCGTACAAGAAACCCCAGAAGTGCATTATTCTCAAGTCATTGCGGGAGCGCCAAATACTAATCAATCTATTACCATTGTGGTATTAGATGATTGGAGTAAACGTGATCGTAGCCAAACTGAAGTTATGGACGAATTAAATACCAAAGCGGCTAATATCCCTGAAGTGTCAGTAACAGGTTTTGCTTTCCCTGAAATTAATACAGGGGAACAAGGAGCCTCAGTGGGCTTTGTCATCAGTACCGCAAACGGCTATACCAACCTTGCCGAAGTATCAGGCGATTTCCTACAAGCCATTCGTCAATCAGGTAAATTCGTTTATAGCGATCTTGATTTGCAATTCAATACAGCTCAAATGAAAGTAGAAATTGACAAAGAAAAAGCAGGGACTTACGGCATAACCATGGCACAAATCAGCTCAACCTTAGGTAGCTATCTTTCTGGTGCAACCATTGAGCGTGTCAACATTGATGGACGTTCTTATGAAATTATTTCGCAAGTAAAACGGGATCAACGTTTATCGCCTGAAAGTTTCAAAAATTACTATGTAACTGCAAGCAATGGCGAATCTATTCCATTAAGTAGCTTGCTTAACGTAAGTTTAGAAACACAACCGCTATCTTTATCTAATTTTAACCAGCTAAATTCGGCAGAAATTAGCCTAGTCCCTACACCGGGTACATCTATAGGTGATGCTGTCGCTTGGTTAAAACAAACTGCTGCAGAAAAATTACCACAAGGTTATAACTATGACTTTAAAGGCGAAGCAAGACAGCTAGTGCAAGAAGGTAATACCTTGGTTTACACCTTTATCCTTGCCATAGTGATTATTTTCCTTGTATTAGCTATTCAATTTGAGTCTTGGCGTGATCCTATGGTAATTATGATCTCCGTACCATTAGCAGTAAGTGGTGCATTAATTGTCCTTAATATATTCTCTTTCCGAGATGAACCGGGTGCTACCTTGAATATTTATTCACAAGTAGGCTTAATTACCCTAATTGGCTTAATTACCAAACATGGGATCTTAATGTGTGAAGTAGCCAAAGAAGAACAATTATTGCATGGTAAAAATCGTTTTGAGGCAATCGTTCAAGCAGCAAAATTACGCTTACGCCCAATTTTGATGACCACCGCAGCAATGATTGCAGGTCTTATCCCATTACTTTACGCTTCAGGCTCAGGTGCAGTAGCACGTTTCAGTATTGGTATTGTTATCGTAGCAGGATTAGCCATAGGAACATTGTTTACCCTATTCGTATTACCTGTTATCTACACTTTCGTAGCCAGCGAACACAAACCATTACCTGTGTTTGAAGAAGATCAGGATAAACCAGCACAAAACCATTAG
- a CDS encoding efflux RND transporter periplasmic adaptor subunit has translation MNQTETSKPKKSQNVIIKLVLLIILVIFAGVIIFGMVKNKMMADYLANMPETASPVTTYQVAYSEWTPVIESTGLVRPNQGAMLSAQSAGTVSNILIQSGQAVKKGDLLVEIDSSVEQASLKQAEAQLPAARFTYQRYGNLLKSKSVSQSEFDNAKSTYDALVAEIESLKATIARRQIYAPFDGQAGIVKVNVGEFISAGTEIVRVEDRSSMKVDFSVSQNDLEKLALGQKVTATADALLGETFGAKVTAIEPAINKSTGLITMQATFDDESSQKLLSGMFVRLRVALPTETNQVVVPQVAITYNMYGETAYLLTALSAEDKQKLADEKDLDKMYRASQITVTTKDRQGIYAQLEGNDVKVGDLIVTGGQQRLSNNSLVVVADKQGVGTQAPATKTNL, from the coding sequence ATGAATCAAACTGAAACCAGTAAACCAAAAAAATCACAAAATGTGATAATTAAATTGGTATTACTGATTATCCTCGTTATCTTTGCTGGTGTGATTATTTTCGGCATGGTGAAAAACAAAATGATGGCTGACTATTTAGCTAATATGCCTGAAACCGCCAGTCCCGTTACCACTTATCAAGTGGCGTATTCGGAATGGACACCTGTGATTGAATCCACTGGTTTGGTACGCCCAAATCAAGGGGCGATGTTAAGTGCGCAATCAGCAGGTACGGTATCAAATATTTTAATCCAATCAGGTCAAGCAGTGAAAAAAGGCGATTTGCTGGTGGAAATTGACAGTTCAGTGGAACAAGCGTCATTAAAACAAGCGGAAGCCCAATTACCTGCGGCACGTTTTACCTATCAACGTTATGGTAATTTGTTGAAAAGTAAAAGTGTTTCTCAATCTGAATTTGATAATGCAAAATCCACTTATGATGCTTTAGTGGCTGAAATTGAATCGCTAAAAGCCACCATTGCACGCCGCCAAATTTATGCCCCTTTTGACGGTCAAGCTGGTATTGTGAAAGTCAATGTGGGGGAATTTATTTCCGCAGGTACTGAAATTGTGCGTGTTGAAGATCGTTCCAGTATGAAAGTAGATTTCTCTGTTTCACAAAATGATTTAGAAAAACTGGCCTTAGGACAGAAAGTTACTGCCACCGCTGATGCCTTATTAGGCGAAACCTTTGGGGCGAAAGTTACAGCCATTGAGCCTGCAATTAATAAAAGTACAGGTTTAATTACGATGCAAGCGACTTTTGATGACGAATCTAGCCAAAAATTGTTATCTGGTATGTTCGTACGTTTACGTGTCGCCTTGCCAACAGAAACCAATCAGGTTGTAGTGCCACAAGTGGCGATTACTTATAATATGTATGGCGAAACAGCATATTTATTGACCGCACTTTCTGCGGAAGATAAGCAAAAATTAGCTGATGAAAAAGACCTTGATAAAATGTATCGTGCTAGCCAAATTACCGTAACCACTAAAGATCGCCAAGGCATTTACGCTCAACTTGAAGGCAATGATGTGAAAGTGGGCGATTTAATTGTAACAGGCGGTCAGCAACGGTTAAGTAACAATAGCTTAGTTGTGGTTGCGGATAAACAGGGTGTCGGCACTCAAGCTCCAGCCACCAAAACCAATCTGTAA
- a CDS encoding TetR/AcrR family transcriptional regulator, with translation MTEVIFTATERLMAKDGLHHLSMHKIAKEAGISPGTIYIHFKSKEDLLENLAQHIFAEFHQTLSLNHDENQDFYLQYKQFWWNLWNDLYQYPDTILNIHQYRSMPCFEKFMQEYNQSSDNIWNKFCEKAPKAGVLCDLPADILFTLSLESAINLAFKAVYFKQQFSNDLLETVIQRTWLAIQK, from the coding sequence ATGACAGAGGTGATTTTCACTGCTACTGAGCGATTAATGGCAAAAGATGGTTTGCATCATCTTTCTATGCACAAAATTGCTAAAGAGGCAGGTATTTCACCGGGTACAATTTATATCCATTTTAAAAGCAAAGAGGATTTATTAGAAAATCTTGCTCAGCATATTTTTGCGGAATTTCATCAAACATTATCGTTAAATCACGATGAAAACCAAGATTTTTATCTGCAATATAAACAATTTTGGTGGAACCTTTGGAACGATTTGTATCAATATCCTGATACTATCTTAAATATTCATCAATATCGTTCTATGCCCTGCTTTGAAAAATTTATGCAGGAATATAATCAATCTAGCGATAATATTTGGAATAAATTTTGCGAAAAAGCCCCAAAAGCTGGGGTTTTATGCGATTTACCTGCGGATATACTTTTTACCTTAAGTTTAGAAAGTGCGATTAACTTAGCATTTAAAGCAGTTTATTTTAAACAGCAATTTTCTAACGATTTATTAGAAACGGTGATCCAACGCACTTGGCTCGCTATTCAAAAATAA
- a CDS encoding ribonucleotide-diphosphate reductase subunit beta, protein MARNLFEKRIQIKPYEYPELLEFKDAIRHSYWLHTEFNFTGDIQDYHTNINDHERQVLTRTMLAISQIEVNVKRFWGDLYRYFPKPEIDDVGGTFAESEVRHKDAYSFLLEKLGLNQMFSQITQIEPLMNRIRYMEDFMRDKDAGKDRFVLSLVLFSLFVEHISLFGQFLIMMSFNKHKNLFKGISNAVEATSKEEEIHGRFGIALYDILAKEHSELFTAEFYAELKTLANQALEAERSILAWIFEQGDLSFIKRSTVENYITNRYNASLVALGLEPIYSVNEQELKQTEWFDIEILSTKETDFFNKRSTDYSKKMKQITADDLF, encoded by the coding sequence ATGGCTCGCAATCTCTTTGAAAAACGTATTCAAATTAAACCCTATGAATATCCTGAACTGCTAGAATTTAAAGACGCTATCCGCCATTCTTACTGGCTGCATACTGAATTTAATTTCACAGGGGATATTCAAGACTATCACACCAATATTAATGATCACGAACGCCAAGTTTTAACTCGCACTATGTTAGCGATTTCGCAAATTGAGGTAAATGTAAAACGCTTTTGGGGTGATCTTTATCGTTATTTTCCTAAGCCGGAAATTGATGATGTGGGCGGTACTTTTGCGGAAAGTGAAGTACGCCATAAAGATGCTTATTCTTTCTTATTAGAAAAGCTCGGCTTAAATCAAATGTTTTCACAAATTACCCAAATTGAGCCATTAATGAACCGTATTCGCTATATGGAAGACTTTATGCGTGATAAGGACGCTGGTAAGGATCGCTTTGTGCTTTCTTTGGTACTTTTCTCGCTGTTTGTGGAACATATTTCCTTATTTGGGCAATTTTTAATTATGATGTCTTTTAATAAACATAAGAATTTATTTAAGGGCATTTCCAATGCGGTAGAAGCAACCTCAAAAGAAGAAGAAATTCATGGGCGTTTTGGTATTGCCCTTTATGATATTCTTGCCAAAGAGCATAGTGAACTTTTTACCGCAGAATTTTATGCCGAATTAAAAACACTTGCTAATCAGGCGCTTGAGGCTGAACGCAGTATTCTCGCTTGGATTTTTGAGCAAGGGGATTTAAGTTTTATTAAGCGTAGTACTGTAGAGAATTATATTACTAATCGCTATAACGCCTCTTTAGTGGCTTTAGGTTTGGAGCCGATTTATTCTGTGAATGAACAGGAATTAAAACAAACTGAGTGGTTTGATATTGAAATTCTTTCAACCAAAGAAACGGATTTCTTTAACAAACGTAGTACCGATTATAGTAAAAAAATGAAACAAATTACTGCCGATGACTTATTCTAA
- a CDS encoding ribonucleoside-diphosphate reductase subunit alpha — MTYSNTERPDFHWLNDDSRLFLQRGYLLEGTTAIDRIRFIADYAENKLGIEGYADKFYHYMARGYFSLSSPIWSNFGLDRGLPISCFGSYIGDSIQEIMLTTAEVGMMSKIGGGTSAYFGDIRPRGSTIKNNGKSDGSFNFSKLFDTVIDVISQGTSRKGQFAGYIDIEHGDINEWLDIHTEGNPIQLMYYGVCVGHEWLESMKAGDPYKRQLWAKLLQRKTETGIPYIFFKDNANAGRPDVYKDKNMVVHASNLCTEIMLPASNDESFVCCLSSMNLLYFDEWKDTDAPEVLTYFLDVVMSEFIEKSAEIPFLDRANRFARRHRALGLGVLGWHSYLQANNIAFDSFEAMQKNNLIFKTLQQKTLKASQELAKRFGEPELLKGYGRRNTTLMSIAPTKSSSFILGSVSPSVEPFKSNYYVKDLAKIKTVYKNPFLQKLLQEKGLDNEQIWESILLNDGSVQHLEQLSEQEKEVFKTFSEISQLSVIQQAAQRQKYIDQGQSINIMIHPATPARDLNQLYLTAEELGLKSIYYQYSMSAAQVFNRNLLSCSSCEG, encoded by the coding sequence ATGACTTATTCTAATACTGAACGTCCAGACTTCCACTGGCTTAATGATGACAGCCGTTTGTTTTTGCAACGTGGCTATTTATTGGAAGGCACTACTGCCATTGATCGTATTCGTTTTATTGCGGATTATGCAGAAAATAAACTCGGTATCGAGGGCTATGCCGATAAGTTTTATCATTATATGGCAAGAGGGTATTTCTCATTGTCCTCGCCAATTTGGTCAAATTTCGGTTTAGATCGTGGCTTACCGATTTCTTGTTTCGGTAGCTATATTGGCGACTCTATTCAGGAAATTATGCTTACCACCGCAGAAGTGGGTATGATGAGTAAAATTGGTGGCGGTACTTCGGCATATTTTGGCGATATTCGTCCACGTGGTAGCACCATTAAAAATAATGGTAAATCTGACGGTTCGTTCAATTTCAGCAAATTATTTGATACCGTTATTGATGTGATTTCACAAGGTACGTCACGCAAAGGGCAATTTGCAGGTTATATTGATATTGAGCATGGCGATATTAATGAATGGTTAGATATTCATACTGAGGGCAATCCGATTCAATTAATGTATTATGGAGTTTGCGTTGGGCATGAATGGCTAGAATCAATGAAAGCAGGCGATCCTTATAAGCGTCAGCTTTGGGCAAAATTATTGCAACGTAAAACCGAAACAGGTATTCCTTATATCTTCTTTAAGGACAACGCCAACGCTGGGCGTCCTGATGTGTATAAAGATAAAAATATGGTGGTACACGCTTCTAATTTATGTACCGAAATTATGTTGCCAGCCAGCAATGATGAAAGTTTCGTTTGTTGTTTATCTTCAATGAACTTACTTTACTTTGATGAATGGAAAGACACTGATGCTCCAGAAGTCTTAACCTATTTCTTAGATGTGGTGATGTCGGAATTTATTGAGAAAAGTGCTGAAATTCCATTTTTAGATCGGGCTAATCGTTTTGCTCGCCGTCATCGTGCCTTGGGTTTAGGAGTATTAGGTTGGCATAGCTATTTGCAAGCGAACAATATTGCTTTTGATAGCTTTGAGGCGATGCAAAAAAATAATTTGATTTTTAAAACCTTGCAACAAAAAACCTTAAAAGCCTCGCAAGAATTGGCGAAACGCTTTGGCGAGCCAGAGTTATTAAAAGGTTATGGACGCCGTAATACCACCTTAATGAGTATTGCACCGACCAAATCAAGTAGTTTTATTTTGGGTAGCGTGTCGCCGTCAGTAGAGCCTTTTAAATCTAACTACTATGTAAAAGATTTAGCGAAGATTAAAACCGTTTATAAAAACCCATTCTTACAAAAATTATTGCAAGAAAAAGGCTTGGATAATGAGCAAATTTGGGAAAGCATTTTGCTTAATGACGGTTCTGTGCAACATCTTGAACAATTATCTGAACAAGAAAAAGAGGTCTTTAAAACTTTCTCTGAAATTAGCCAATTAAGCGTAATTCAGCAAGCGGCACAGCGACAAAAATACATTGATCAGGGGCAAAGCATTAATATTATGATCCACCCAGCCACCCCAGCAAGGGATCTCAATCAACTGTATTTAACCGCCGAAGAATTGGGCTTAAAATCCATTTACTATCAATATTCAATGAGTGCGGCACAGGTGTTTAACCGTAATTTATTGAGTTGTAGTAGTTGTGAGGGGTAA